One region of Emys orbicularis isolate rEmyOrb1 chromosome 4, rEmyOrb1.hap1, whole genome shotgun sequence genomic DNA includes:
- the SYNE3 gene encoding nesprin-3 — MTQQPQDEFDTSVENAEAWMKAIQERLQINDDTKGPRSALEARLRETEKICALEPEGRLKMDLVLMKADALLRCISEEEKHEILSKLKDIKAMWEETAIYITHCHSRIEWVWLHWSEYLKAQDEFYTWIHNMKVTLEPDIELQLGLKEKQWQLSHSQVLLNDVLNQSVLLERLLEEAASLFNRIGDPSVDEDVQKKMKVEYEEIKAEAQCRVKLLEKITKEHEQYKTSVDQFQLWLNGVTERLNCCTGETTKLPADNGLKTLQNIAKDVKRGEKKLKCLEVQSTGVIQNTSPLGAGKMKDELEELRKALEKLKLICVEEEETMHKILKSESAYQSQARQLEAEVQEFRKMLQRLEDDLESGEKPKSEEDLVALWRKYIATRAALAAEESKVERLKAQLKELFRFSQNIQPLSDGVVAAIREYQRVKGKTFKMSTGTETELRQSFQNPLREFQLWKPSAQRLLDSTANVAEPSLTHAFLLQIEACLAQSSQFKEQLMMLQLKKDLLSSIFGEERAKSLLVEVTDTAKEREILHKSLLQRRSRLQSLVTQHKDFDAGFVPLQKKLSAIRAKVDLENEPQPDLLGKETRLQRLQMIQEELAEFIVQMEELENLVQSNPTHRRKMNQLSSDYQTLKRSLEIILARTEKHVREHWTFNNKLSDLQRWITMTEQKLESYQDASGERNTASRVADLEGLLAEFPSKEIQLHLVGAHGQLVIESSSPVGAAHVHTEMNQLTESLSSLKKMTISLLSSMQPNTTVVDTGKNITIVGKTLTTGFAFGSSAVTLKHAQTKVSKEEENSHLLKLMKDFEEWLHVENDKLSKILVTKPSSCEEVKAIHSKLKELQSRVPEGQRLFEDLRSLQTVVGTSEDVEDLRYQWMLYKSKLKDSSSSLTPRSLEEPDGFRKRRPGGMCPFLHRVCWAALPLQILLLFLLLLAFLLPLVEETHSCKFANNFARSFNLMLRYEGPPPT; from the exons ATGACTCAGCAGCCCCAGGATGAATTTGACACAAGTGTGGAGAATGCAGAAGCTTGGATGAAAGCCATCCAGGAGAGACTGCAGATCAATGACGACACCAAGGGACCTCGGTCTGCCCTGGAAGCCAGGCTAAGAGAGACTGAG AAAATTTGTGCATTGGAGCCAGAAGGTCGATTGAAAATGGATTTGGTCCTGATGAAAGCAGATGCCCTTCTTCGCTGCATCAGCGAGGAGGAAAAGCATGAGATACTATCCAAACTGAAAGACATTAAAGCCATGTGGGAAGAAACAGCCATCTACATTACTCATTGCCACAG CCGTATCGAATGGGTGTGGCTGCACTGGAGTGAATACTTGAAAGCCCAGGATGAGTTTTACACCTGGATTCATAACATGAAGGTTACCTTGGAGCCTGACATAGAGCTGCAGCTCGGTTTAAAGGAGAAGCAATGGCAGCTGAGCCACTCCCAGGTTCTGCTGAACGATGTCCTAAATCAGTCAGTCCTGCTGGAAAGGCTGCTGGAGGAAGCTGCTTCCTTGTTTAACAGGATAGGTGACCCGAGTGTCGATGAGGATGTCCAGAAGAAGATGAAGGTGGAATATGAAGAAATAAAGGCAGAAGCTCAG TGCAGAGTGAAATTGCTTGAAAAGATAACGAAGGAACATGAGCAATACAAGACCAGTGTTGACCAATTTCAATTGTGGCTGAATGGTGTGACTGAAAGATTGAACTGCTGCACCGGAGAAACAACAAAGTTGCCAGCAGACAACGGGCTAAAGACATTGCAG AACATTGCCAAAGATGTCAAGCGTGGTGAAAAGAAATTGAAATGCCTGGAGGTTCAGTCTACAGGGGTGATCCAGAACACCTCCCCCCTAGGAGCTGGGAAGATGAAGGATGAGTTGGAGGAGTTGAGGAAAGCCCTGGAGAAGTTGAAACTAATATGTGTTGAGGAAGAGGAGACAATGCATAAGATCCTTAAGTCAGAAAGTGCCTATCAGTCCCAAGCCAGACAGTTGGAAGCAGAAGTCCAGGAATTCAGAAAGATGCTACAAAGACTAGAAGATGACCTGGAGTCAGGGGAGAAGCCAAAGAGTGAAGAGGACTTAGTAGCTCTGTGGAGAAAATACATC GCAACAAGAGCAGCGCTTGCAGCAGAAGAGTCAAAGGTTGAGAGACTGAAGGCTCAGCTTAAGGAATTGTTCCGGTTTTCACAGAATATACAACCACTCTCTGACGGTGTTGTAGCCGCAATACGGGAATATCAAAG GGTCAAGGGAAAGACATTTAAAATGAGCACTGGAACTGAAACTGAGCTCAGGCAGAGTTTTCAAAATCCACTGCGAGAGTTCCAGCTGTGGAAGCCATCAGCTCAGAGACTTCTGGACTCCACTGCTAACGTTGCTGAGCCCTCCCTGACAcatgctttcttacttcagaTTGAG GCATGCCTGGCTCAGAGCTCCCAATTCAAGGAGCAATTGATGATGTTACAGCTGAAGAAGGATTTGCTAAGCAGTATCTTTGGTGAGGAGAGAGCAAAGTCTCTCCTCGTGGAAGTAACCGATACggcaaaggagagagaaattctACACAAAAGTCTGCTGCAAAGGAGAAGCAGACTGCAG AGTTTGGTAACACAACATAAAGACTTTGATGCAGGCTTTGTGCCTCTGCAGAAGAAGTTATCTGCTATCAGAGCCAAAGTAGATCTAGAGAATGAACCACAACCTGACCTTTTAGGTAAAGAAACACGACTCCAGAGACTACAG ATGATCCAAGAAGAGTTGGCAGAGTTTATAGTTCAAATGGAAGAGCTGGAGAATCTAGTTCAATCTAATCCCACCCACAGGCGTAAAATGAACCAGCTTTCATCTGACTATCAGACACTGAAGAGATCTCTGGAG ATCATCCTGGCGCGGACTGAGAAGCACGTTCGGGAGCATTGGACGTTCAATAACAAATTGTCAGACCTTCAGCGGTGGATCACAATGACTGAACAGAAGTTGGAATCCTATCAGGATGCCAGTGGGGAAAGGAACACGGCAAGCAGAGTCGCAGACCTGGAG GGGCTGCTAGCTGAATTCCCAAGTAAAGAGATCCAGTTGCACCTTGTTGGGGCTCATGGCCAGCTGGTGATTGAGAGTTCTTCCCCAGTGGGGGCAGCACATGTCCATACTGAAATGAACCAGCTGACAGAATCTTTGAGTTCACTCAAAAAAATGACAATCAG CCTCCTCAGCAGCATGCAGCCAAATACAACAGTGGTTGATACGGGGAAGAATATAACCATTGTGGGTAAGACACTGACGACTGGGTTTGCCTTCGGCTCTTCAGCGGTAACTCTCAAGCACGCCCAG ACAAAAGTGAGCAAAGAGGAAGAGAACAGTCACCTCCTTAAACTCATGAAGGACTTTGAAGAGTGGTTACATGTAGAAAATGACAAACTGAGCAAGATTCTTGTCACGAAACCCTCCAGTTGTGAAGAAGTTAAAGCAATACACAGCAAGCTAAAG GAGCTGCAGTCTCGTGTTCCTGAGGGGCAACGTCTTTTCGAAGATCTCCGTAGTCTTCAGACAGTTGTTGGGACCTCTGAAGATGTGGAGGACCTGCGTTATCAATGGATGCTCTACAAATCTAAACTCAAAGACTCCAGCAGCTCATTG actcCTAGATCTTTGGAAGAACCCGATGGATTCAGAAAG